A single Cnuibacter physcomitrellae DNA region contains:
- a CDS encoding ATP-binding protein produces the protein MTDRYDLEFTSPPDDVDGVQDFVERVWAASPHVGDRDRMAFETALIELASNVIQHAGEGQGVTCVLTLSTVGGRITATLSDTAEKGRVSLVVGEMPDAFAESGRGLPMVEALVDDLTFERIDARNVWTITKAITPAG, from the coding sequence GTGACTGACCGCTACGATCTCGAGTTCACCTCGCCGCCCGACGACGTGGACGGCGTGCAGGACTTCGTCGAGCGCGTCTGGGCCGCGTCGCCCCATGTGGGCGACAGGGATCGCATGGCGTTCGAGACCGCGCTGATCGAGCTGGCGTCGAACGTGATCCAGCACGCGGGCGAGGGCCAGGGGGTGACGTGCGTGCTCACGCTCTCGACCGTGGGCGGGCGGATCACGGCCACGCTCTCCGACACCGCCGAGAAGGGTCGCGTCTCGCTCGTGGTCGGCGAGATGCCCGATGCGTTCGCGGAGTCCGGTCGCGGCCTGCCGATGGTCGAGGCGCTCGTCGACGACCTCACCTTCGAGCGGATCGACGCCCGCAACGTGTGGACGATCACGAAGGCGATCACCCCGGCAGGCTGA
- a CDS encoding class I SAM-dependent methyltransferase, with product MARDPEHAITFGQAVDAYDRGRPGYPAEALDLIVESASSRLRRRIVDVVDVGAGTGKLTSALAARFDRVRAVEPDDAMRARLLANVPGVTAFPGTAESIPLPDADTDLVTVAQAWHWVDPVRATAEVARVLRPGGTLALVWNIRDERVPWVRDLGELMGASPGVDENDSADPPLPGPLLRYDHVELPFSTSLTREQLTDLVFSRSYVIALDDERKADLRTRLRDFLDATPELTGERIELPYVTRVTLAAE from the coding sequence ATGGCTCGAGACCCTGAGCACGCGATCACGTTCGGACAGGCGGTCGACGCCTACGATCGCGGCCGCCCGGGGTATCCCGCCGAAGCGCTCGACCTCATCGTCGAGTCGGCCTCCAGTCGGCTCCGGCGGCGGATCGTCGACGTCGTCGACGTCGGGGCCGGCACGGGCAAGCTGACGTCCGCCCTCGCCGCCAGGTTCGACCGGGTGCGCGCGGTCGAGCCCGACGACGCCATGCGCGCGCGGCTCCTCGCGAACGTCCCCGGGGTGACCGCGTTCCCCGGGACGGCGGAGAGCATCCCCCTCCCCGACGCCGACACGGACCTGGTCACGGTCGCCCAGGCGTGGCACTGGGTCGACCCGGTCCGCGCCACGGCCGAGGTGGCGCGGGTCCTGCGGCCGGGCGGCACCCTGGCGCTCGTCTGGAACATCCGCGATGAGAGGGTGCCGTGGGTGCGCGATCTCGGCGAGCTGATGGGGGCCTCCCCCGGCGTCGACGAGAACGACAGCGCCGATCCGCCCCTCCCCGGTCCCCTGCTGCGCTACGACCACGTCGAGCTGCCGTTCTCGACGTCCCTCACCCGGGAGCAGCTGACCGACCTCGTCTTCTCGCGCAGCTATGTCATCGCGCTCGACGACGAGCGCAAGGCCGACCTCCGTACGCGGCTGCGCGACTTCCTCGACGCCACTCCGGAGCTCACCGGCGAGCGCATCGAGCTGCCCTACGTGACCCGCGTGACCCTGGCCGCCGAGTGA
- a CDS encoding LssY C-terminal domain-containing protein — protein MADPAIPSPRRRRRWSVNALLDNVFFVVAGAASVWLASLVLTQGFSTGWAQIWFYLLFWLIVAYIALPRLHRILTDIYVPNYFIGRTRTSDGLLGDPVNLALLGDEAQLHSAMIRAGWTRADDLTVRSAGRIVASTLLRRSYDEAPVSPLMLFGRNQDFAYQQEVAGNPAKRHHVRFWRCPDGWLLPGGHRVDWLAAGTYDRAVGFSLFTLQITHKIEENTDIERDHIVATLTEADPAVAVEVLEDFATGYHSRNGGGDQIVTDGDLPVIDLARVATSQEGAAQVTLPVPTPGTDATAGTPDKRVRRPAPTTFGGVVVILESVTPLLTLIGAWLDWGGFRDALVVEIDQESDPQTVQVVLWILLGVFAAFFVVELTLGILVLAGSNIARIAVMSVSVLVIVQAAVAAITTGAVIDLATNLVSLSLSILILVALSSQRSRDYARRPRERKASRIAVTA, from the coding sequence ATGGCCGACCCGGCGATCCCCTCACCGCGACGACGACGGCGCTGGTCGGTCAACGCCCTGCTCGACAACGTCTTCTTCGTCGTGGCGGGGGCGGCCTCCGTGTGGCTCGCCTCTCTCGTCCTCACCCAGGGCTTCTCGACCGGATGGGCGCAGATCTGGTTCTACCTGCTGTTCTGGCTCATCGTCGCCTACATCGCCCTGCCGAGGCTGCACCGCATCCTCACCGACATCTACGTGCCGAACTACTTCATCGGCCGCACCCGGACCAGCGACGGACTGCTCGGCGACCCGGTGAACCTCGCGCTGCTCGGCGATGAGGCGCAGCTGCACAGCGCGATGATCCGGGCCGGGTGGACCCGGGCCGACGACCTCACGGTGAGGAGCGCGGGCAGGATCGTCGCCTCCACCCTGCTGCGCCGCAGCTACGACGAAGCCCCGGTCAGCCCGCTGATGCTGTTCGGACGGAACCAGGACTTCGCCTACCAGCAGGAGGTCGCGGGAAACCCGGCGAAGCGGCACCACGTGCGCTTCTGGCGCTGCCCGGACGGCTGGCTGCTGCCCGGCGGCCATCGGGTGGACTGGCTGGCGGCGGGCACCTACGACCGCGCGGTCGGCTTCTCGCTGTTCACCCTGCAGATCACGCACAAGATCGAGGAGAACACCGACATCGAGCGCGACCACATCGTCGCGACGCTCACCGAGGCCGACCCGGCGGTGGCCGTCGAGGTGCTGGAGGACTTCGCGACCGGCTACCACTCCCGGAACGGCGGCGGCGATCAGATCGTCACCGACGGCGACCTGCCCGTCATCGATCTCGCCCGTGTCGCCACCAGCCAGGAGGGCGCCGCGCAGGTGACGCTCCCCGTCCCCACCCCGGGGACGGATGCCACCGCCGGGACGCCCGACAAGCGGGTGCGGCGCCCCGCGCCCACCACCTTCGGCGGCGTGGTGGTCATCCTCGAGTCGGTCACCCCGCTCCTGACCCTGATCGGGGCGTGGCTGGACTGGGGCGGGTTCCGCGACGCCTTGGTCGTCGAGATCGACCAGGAGTCGGATCCTCAGACGGTCCAGGTCGTGCTGTGGATCCTGCTCGGCGTGTTCGCGGCCTTCTTCGTCGTCGAGCTCACCCTCGGCATCCTGGTGCTGGCCGGCAGCAACATCGCCCGCATCGCCGTGATGAGCGTGAGCGTCCTCGTCATCGTGCAGGCGGCCGTCGCCGCGATCACGACGGGCGCCGTCATCGACCTCGCGACGAACCTGGTGTCGCTGTCGCTGTCGATCCTCATCCTCGTGGCCCTCTCGAGCCAGCGGTCGCGCGACTACGCCCGACGACCGCGCGAGCGGAAGGCCTCGCGGATCGCGGTCACCGCCTGA
- the mftR gene encoding mycofactocin system transcriptional regulator (MftR, the mycofactocin system transcriptional regulator, is an uncharacterized TetR family DNA-binding transcription factor. Its role is inferred by context. It occurs as part of the biosynthesis locus for mycofactocin, a partially characterized electron carrier derived from the terminal Val-Tyr dipeptide of the precursor peptide MftA, through a radical SAM enzyme-mediated process.) produces MELIPGAQPEPAAEPPRVGRSPSTSQAELSHIALELFVTRGFDETTVDDIAAAAGIGRRTFFRYFPSKNDLPWGDFEGLVERMRVTLDAVPDEVPLLTALRSAVIEFNRFPEIEVPYHRRRMELLLTVPTLVAHSTLRYASWRAVVAEFAARRLGQPVDAMEPQGIAWTYLAVSIAAYEQWLQHEGSDLAEVMERTFATLDTAFGGGQAGGGSGAADG; encoded by the coding sequence GTGGAACTCATACCGGGCGCACAACCGGAGCCCGCGGCTGAGCCGCCCCGGGTCGGCCGGAGCCCCTCGACCTCGCAGGCCGAGCTGAGCCACATCGCGCTCGAGCTCTTCGTCACTCGGGGCTTCGACGAGACGACGGTCGACGACATCGCCGCCGCAGCAGGGATCGGCCGCCGCACCTTCTTCCGCTACTTCCCGTCGAAGAACGACCTGCCGTGGGGCGACTTCGAGGGCCTGGTCGAACGGATGCGCGTCACCCTCGACGCCGTGCCGGACGAGGTCCCCCTGCTGACGGCGCTGCGCAGCGCCGTCATCGAGTTCAACCGGTTCCCCGAGATCGAGGTGCCGTACCACCGGCGCCGGATGGAGCTGCTCCTCACCGTCCCGACGCTCGTCGCCCACTCCACCCTCCGGTACGCCTCCTGGCGAGCGGTCGTCGCCGAGTTCGCCGCACGGCGCCTCGGCCAGCCGGTCGACGCAATGGAGCCCCAGGGCATCGCCTGGACCTACCTCGCCGTCTCGATCGCCGCCTACGAGCAGTGGCTGCAGCACGAGGGCAGCGACCTCGCCGAGGTGATGGAGCGCACGTTCGCCACCCTCGACACCGCCTTCGGCGGAGGGCAGGCCGGCGGCGGCTCCGGCGCCGCCGACGGATGA
- the mftA gene encoding mycofactocin precursor MftA (Mycofactocin is a small molecule electron carrier derived from the final two amino acids, Val-Tyr, of MftA, the mycofactocin precursor. It plays a role in redox homeostasis and the metabolism of alcohols and aldehydes in Actinobacteria, including Mycobacterium tuberculosis.): protein MSERETTAEVETLVEADSLVEEVSIDGMCGVY from the coding sequence ATGAGTGAACGCGAAACAACCGCCGAGGTCGAGACCCTGGTCGAGGCGGATTCCCTGGTGGAAGAGGTCTCGATCGACGGGATGTGCGGCGTCTACTGA
- a CDS encoding MFS transporter, whose amino-acid sequence MTAVAADGVGFRSTRGPVLLALMVSTGLVAIDSTILATAVPSVVTDLGGFAQFPWLFSIYLLTQAVAVPIYAKLADTVGRKPIILLGVALFLVGSVLCGVAWSMPALIAFRALQGLGAGAIQPMAITIAGDIYTVAERARVQGYIASVWAISSVVGPTLGGIFSEFVSWRWIFFVNVPLCLLAGWLLLRRFHESVERSSHRIDYAGSALLALGVSALILGLLEGDQAWAWISVPGIAAFVVALLALVAFVVVERRAPEPVLPLAIFSRPLITTTTLISLGIGAMLLGLTSYVPTYLEGALGVSPLLSGLALASLTIGWPISASQSGRLYLRFGFKPTVLLGVAIAVVGTLLLAATASTPSLPVVAVACFVTGLGFGLAASPSLIAAQSSVGWEERGVITGTNLFARSVGSAVGVAVFGALANSVFAASASSDRNPAAVTSASTVVFVAVACCSVITIAASLAMPAVRPSED is encoded by the coding sequence GTGACCGCCGTCGCCGCCGACGGCGTCGGCTTCCGCTCCACGCGCGGACCGGTGCTCCTCGCCCTCATGGTGAGCACCGGACTCGTCGCCATCGACTCGACCATCCTCGCGACGGCGGTGCCGTCGGTCGTCACGGACCTCGGCGGGTTCGCGCAGTTCCCCTGGCTGTTCTCGATCTACCTGCTCACCCAGGCCGTGGCCGTGCCGATCTACGCCAAGCTCGCCGACACGGTCGGCAGGAAGCCGATCATCCTCCTCGGGGTCGCCCTCTTCCTCGTCGGCTCCGTGCTCTGCGGGGTGGCGTGGAGCATGCCCGCCCTCATCGCCTTCCGCGCCCTGCAGGGGCTCGGCGCGGGAGCCATCCAGCCCATGGCGATCACGATCGCCGGCGACATCTACACGGTGGCCGAGCGCGCCAGGGTGCAGGGGTACATCGCGAGCGTGTGGGCGATCTCGTCCGTCGTCGGCCCGACGCTCGGCGGGATCTTCTCCGAGTTCGTCTCGTGGCGATGGATCTTCTTCGTGAACGTCCCCCTCTGCCTACTCGCGGGGTGGCTCCTCCTCCGCCGCTTCCACGAGAGCGTCGAGCGCAGCAGTCACCGCATTGACTACGCCGGCTCCGCCCTGCTGGCCCTCGGCGTCTCCGCCCTGATCCTCGGCCTCCTCGAGGGCGACCAGGCCTGGGCCTGGATCTCCGTGCCGGGCATCGCCGCGTTCGTCGTCGCCCTCCTGGCCCTCGTCGCCTTCGTGGTCGTCGAACGCCGCGCTCCGGAGCCGGTGCTGCCCCTCGCGATCTTCTCGCGTCCGCTCATCACGACGACGACGCTGATCTCGCTCGGGATCGGCGCGATGCTCCTCGGCCTCACGTCGTACGTGCCGACCTACCTGGAGGGCGCGCTCGGGGTGTCCCCGCTCCTGTCCGGTCTCGCCCTGGCGTCCTTGACCATCGGCTGGCCGATCAGCGCCTCGCAGTCCGGCAGGCTCTACCTCCGGTTCGGCTTCAAGCCCACCGTCCTGCTCGGAGTCGCCATCGCGGTGGTCGGAACGCTCCTGCTCGCCGCCACGGCCTCGACGCCCTCCCTCCCGGTGGTGGCCGTCGCCTGCTTCGTCACCGGCCTCGGGTTCGGCCTCGCGGCCTCCCCGTCGCTCATCGCCGCCCAATCGAGCGTGGGGTGGGAGGAGCGCGGTGTGATCACCGGCACGAACCTGTTCGCCCGCTCGGTCGGCAGCGCGGTCGGCGTCGCCGTCTTCGGCGCCCTCGCCAACTCCGTCTTCGCCGCCTCCGCCTCGAGCGATCGCAATCCGGCGGCGGTCACCAGCGCCTCCACCGTGGTCTTCGTCGCCGTCGCCTGCTGCTCCGTGATCACGATCGCCGCGAGCCTGGCCATGCCGGCCGTGCGCCCCTCCGAGGACTGA
- a CDS encoding nitroreductase family deazaflavin-dependent oxidoreductase: MTSPVVLRIRTAVAWFSRTRFFRRVGPHVMPPLERGMAWLTRGRVQMSGLLVPSLVLHTVGARSGQQRDATLMYVPEPGGTMLVTGSNFAAAGHPAWSGNLLAHPDAAVSVRGRRIPVRAALVPDDEREATWRYIERQWPGYRGYETSSGRTLRMFRLTPR, translated from the coding sequence GTGACCTCCCCCGTCGTGCTCCGCATCCGGACCGCCGTCGCCTGGTTCTCGCGGACGCGGTTCTTCCGCCGCGTGGGGCCCCACGTGATGCCCCCGCTCGAGCGCGGGATGGCGTGGCTGACCCGGGGCAGGGTGCAGATGAGCGGCCTGCTCGTCCCGTCGCTCGTGCTGCACACGGTCGGCGCCCGCTCGGGGCAGCAGCGCGACGCGACGCTGATGTACGTGCCCGAGCCCGGTGGCACGATGCTCGTCACCGGCAGCAACTTCGCGGCGGCCGGACATCCCGCGTGGAGCGGCAACCTGCTGGCGCACCCGGACGCGGCGGTGAGCGTCCGCGGGCGCCGCATCCCGGTGCGCGCCGCTCTCGTGCCCGACGACGAGCGCGAGGCCACCTGGCGGTACATCGAGCGGCAGTGGCCGGGCTATCGCGGGTACGAGACGTCGTCCGGACGCACGTTGCGGATGTTCCGTCTGACGCCGCGCTGA
- a CDS encoding PP2C family protein-serine/threonine phosphatase, with protein MVGESELERVAAVRRLEIIGSPPEERFDRITRLAREIFDMPVAEINFLDEDTQFTKSPYYPDATQYTPRPESFCDVTVQQPDLIVVPDATKDDRFSSRTTVTGPRHIRFYAGRPISVDSSARVGTLCLVDTRPREFTAEQQRVLDEMGSWVERELRATAELDRAVLVQRALLPGEEREWPGYDLAAVNLPSLGVGGDFYTWRSDDHRLDFLIADVMGKGAAGAIMAATVRATAIAVGDAPPAELLAAVDSQLAGDFDRTGTFATAVAGRLDLSSGVLTYADAGHGLSAIVRAGGTERLAATGLPLGISIGGGWRTESVELAPGDTLVSVTDGALEIGDGTLGALDDVLALVSSAPGASDAAGQLVARVQEARSVDDDVTALVLRRRVV; from the coding sequence GTGGTCGGGGAGAGCGAGCTGGAGCGTGTCGCCGCAGTGAGGCGGCTGGAGATCATCGGCTCCCCACCGGAGGAGCGCTTCGACCGGATCACCCGCCTGGCGCGCGAGATCTTCGACATGCCCGTCGCCGAGATCAACTTCCTCGACGAGGACACGCAGTTCACGAAGTCCCCGTACTACCCGGACGCCACGCAGTACACCCCGAGACCTGAGTCGTTCTGCGACGTGACCGTGCAGCAGCCCGACCTGATCGTGGTCCCCGACGCCACGAAGGACGACAGGTTCTCCTCGCGCACCACCGTGACCGGCCCCCGGCACATCCGCTTCTACGCCGGTCGGCCGATCTCCGTCGACTCGTCGGCCCGGGTGGGCACGCTGTGCCTGGTCGACACCAGACCGCGGGAGTTCACCGCCGAGCAGCAGCGCGTCCTCGACGAGATGGGATCGTGGGTCGAGCGGGAGCTGCGTGCCACGGCGGAGCTCGACCGTGCCGTGCTCGTGCAGCGCGCTCTGCTGCCCGGGGAGGAGCGGGAGTGGCCGGGCTACGACCTGGCCGCCGTGAACCTGCCCTCGCTCGGGGTCGGGGGCGACTTCTACACCTGGCGGAGCGACGACCACCGCCTCGACTTCCTCATAGCGGACGTCATGGGGAAGGGAGCGGCCGGGGCCATCATGGCCGCGACCGTGCGGGCGACCGCGATCGCGGTGGGCGACGCGCCCCCTGCCGAGCTGCTGGCCGCCGTCGACTCTCAGCTCGCCGGCGACTTCGACCGCACCGGGACCTTCGCCACGGCGGTGGCGGGGCGACTCGACCTGTCGAGCGGCGTGCTCACCTACGCCGATGCCGGTCACGGCCTCTCGGCGATCGTGCGGGCCGGGGGCACGGAGCGGCTGGCCGCGACCGGGCTGCCGCTCGGCATCTCCATCGGCGGCGGCTGGCGCACCGAGTCCGTCGAGCTGGCACCGGGCGATACCCTCGTCTCGGTCACCGACGGCGCCCTCGAGATCGGCGACGGCACGCTCGGTGCGCTCGACGACGTGCTGGCTCTGGTGAGCTCGGCCCCGGGGGCGAGCGACGCCGCAGGGCAGCTGGTGGCTCGTGTGCAGGAGGCCCGGTCGGTCGATGACGATGTGACCGCCCTCGTGCTCCGACGCCGCGTCGTCTGA
- a CDS encoding STAS domain-containing protein yields the protein MQFTTEDAGDDIAIVRGDGRLNMVSAPTLRETVKRAIDSGRPRIVVDMSRVQFMDSSGLGALIACLKSARQADGDLKIVAPSSQVQMVLALSNVDQVLPPHASVAEAYGD from the coding sequence ATGCAGTTCACGACGGAGGACGCCGGCGACGACATCGCGATCGTGCGAGGCGACGGAAGGCTCAACATGGTGTCGGCGCCGACGCTGCGCGAGACGGTGAAGCGGGCGATCGACTCGGGTCGACCGAGGATCGTCGTCGACATGAGCCGGGTGCAGTTCATGGACTCGTCGGGCCTGGGGGCGCTGATCGCCTGTCTCAAGAGCGCCCGGCAGGCCGACGGCGACCTCAAGATCGTGGCGCCCTCCTCCCAGGTGCAGATGGTGCTGGCGCTCTCGAACGTCGACCAGGTGCTGCCTCCGCACGCATCGGTCGCGGAGGCGTACGGTGACTGA
- the mftB gene encoding mycofactocin biosynthesis chaperone MftB (MftB, a small protein, is a peptide chaperone that assists the radical SAM enzyme MftC in performing two modifications to the C-terminal Val-Tyr dipeptide of the mycofactocin precursor peptide, MftA. MftB's role is analogous to the role of PqqD in the biosynthesis of PQQ, a cofactor that derives entirely from a Tyr and a Glu in the precursor PqqA.), with protein sequence MVALDLDAGWQLHPQVSVRPEPFGALLYHFGTRKLSFLKDRTLLAVVTSLDEAATAREACTSAGVSDSDLPRYAQALGTLVASSMVVERQR encoded by the coding sequence ATGGTAGCGCTCGATCTCGATGCCGGATGGCAGCTGCATCCGCAGGTCTCGGTGCGGCCTGAGCCGTTCGGCGCCCTCTTGTACCACTTCGGGACGAGGAAGCTCTCGTTCCTGAAGGACCGCACCCTCCTGGCGGTGGTGACCTCGCTCGACGAGGCGGCCACCGCCAGGGAGGCGTGCACCTCGGCCGGGGTCTCCGACTCCGACCTCCCGCGATACGCGCAGGCCCTCGGCACGCTGGTGGCGTCGTCGATGGTCGTGGAAAGGCAACGATGA
- a CDS encoding GMC family oxidoreductase N-terminal domain-containing protein, which yields MIRADVVVVGAGGSGAPLAARLAEGGIDVVLVEAGRVPSDRGHFGDDLLDAGRLRGADPSHPDTWAHPARLTTGRDYTVIRGRVAGGSTTTNGGYFVRPTAADVARWTARAPEWSPEVVRAAMIRLERDLDFGAAPGHGDAGPMPVSRPDPTHPVSQAFVRAALAQGMRWIPDANVDDGEGVGPLPMDVVDGVRWNTALGYLLGYAPSRAGRRGRPRVVQGTVRHVVLRAGRAHGVELLRDGGAERVEADEVVLSAGAFASPQLLMRSGIGPAALLEAAALPVVHDSPGVGAAFSDHPQIPLDWWPEVALPTDSPTAMAVVAHTGTAEILPLLAPVPVLLGGAGSARPHPFTTLVSLSRARSRGTIKPAAGRGGEGFAIDYRYLEDPLDRADLREAVRATSALHESAAFTEVSAGATDLPARTLDGDTALDAWILDHLGTSVHACGSAPMGPPTDPGSVVDGLGRVYGVKGLRIADTSILPEAPSRGPAYSAVVIGEVLAALMLRG from the coding sequence ATGATCCGCGCCGACGTCGTGGTCGTCGGCGCCGGCGGGTCCGGCGCTCCGCTCGCCGCTCGGCTGGCCGAGGGCGGCATCGACGTCGTGCTCGTCGAGGCGGGCCGCGTCCCGTCCGATCGAGGGCACTTCGGGGACGACCTCCTCGACGCCGGGCGGCTCCGCGGTGCCGACCCCTCCCATCCCGACACGTGGGCGCATCCCGCCCGACTGACCACGGGGCGCGACTACACCGTCATCCGCGGCCGGGTCGCCGGAGGTTCGACGACGACCAACGGCGGGTACTTCGTGCGCCCCACCGCCGCGGACGTCGCCCGATGGACCGCGCGCGCTCCCGAGTGGTCGCCCGAGGTGGTGCGGGCGGCGATGATCCGGCTGGAGCGCGACCTCGACTTCGGAGCCGCCCCGGGTCACGGCGACGCGGGGCCCATGCCGGTCTCGCGGCCGGACCCGACGCATCCGGTCTCGCAGGCGTTCGTGCGCGCGGCTCTCGCCCAGGGGATGCGGTGGATCCCCGACGCGAACGTCGACGACGGGGAGGGCGTGGGGCCGCTGCCGATGGACGTCGTCGACGGGGTGCGCTGGAACACGGCGCTCGGCTACCTCCTCGGCTATGCGCCCTCCCGCGCCGGGAGGAGGGGGCGGCCGCGGGTCGTCCAGGGCACCGTGCGACACGTCGTCCTCCGGGCGGGGCGGGCGCACGGCGTCGAGCTCCTCCGCGACGGCGGCGCCGAGCGGGTCGAGGCCGACGAGGTCGTGCTGAGCGCGGGGGCCTTCGCCTCCCCGCAGCTCCTGATGCGGTCCGGGATCGGACCGGCAGCCCTTCTCGAAGCGGCAGCCCTCCCGGTCGTGCACGACTCCCCCGGGGTCGGAGCCGCGTTCAGCGACCACCCCCAGATCCCGCTCGACTGGTGGCCGGAGGTCGCTCTGCCCACCGACTCCCCTACCGCGATGGCCGTGGTGGCGCACACCGGGACGGCGGAGATCCTGCCGCTCCTGGCCCCCGTGCCGGTCCTCCTCGGTGGTGCCGGCTCCGCCCGGCCCCACCCGTTCACGACGCTCGTCTCGCTCTCCCGTGCGCGGTCGCGCGGCACGATCAAGCCCGCCGCCGGGCGGGGCGGTGAGGGATTCGCCATCGACTACCGCTACCTCGAGGACCCTCTCGACCGTGCCGACCTCCGCGAGGCCGTGCGGGCGACGTCCGCCCTGCACGAGTCCGCCGCCTTCACGGAGGTCTCCGCCGGTGCCACGGACCTGCCCGCTCGCACCCTCGACGGCGACACCGCTCTCGACGCCTGGATCCTCGATCACCTCGGCACGAGCGTGCACGCCTGCGGCAGCGCTCCGATGGGCCCGCCGACCGACCCGGGCTCGGTGGTCGACGGACTCGGGCGGGTCTACGGTGTCAAGGGGCTGAGGATCGCCGACACGTCGATCCTGCCCGAGGCGCCGTCGCGAGGACCGGCGTACAGCGCGGTGGTCATCGGCGAGGTCCTCGCGGCCCTGATGCTCCGGGGCTGA